In one Lolium rigidum isolate FL_2022 chromosome 3, APGP_CSIRO_Lrig_0.1, whole genome shotgun sequence genomic region, the following are encoded:
- the LOC124694747 gene encoding indole-3-pyruvate monooxygenase YUCCA8-like produces MQDQANSTSPRQSLCTVEGPIIVGAGPSGLAVAATLRKHSVPFTILERSDDIADLWTNRTYGRLRLHLPKVFCELPHVRFPPDFPAYPSKHDFLRYLHSYADHFSISPLFGRTVTRARFDAVTSLWHVTAVVEGGEVTEYVSRWLVVASGENAEVVVPRVKGKERFAGEVLHSSEYKSGERFKGKRVLVVGCGNSGMEMCLDLCEHGAIPFMSVRSGVHVLPREMLGSSTFGIAMNLLRWLPVNLVDRFLLLVAKMILGDTEKYGLKRPKLGPLEIKGVTGKSPVLDVGAWSLIKSGDIKVVAEVESLGCNGARFVDGNDMALDAVIFATGYRSNVPSWLQDGEFFREDGKPRSRSPSNWRGPNGLYCVGFTGQGLLGAGKDALRAASDIAGRWQEMVAAAAPGAATISPV; encoded by the exons ATGCAAGACCAAGCTAATTCCACGAGCCCTAGGCAGAGCCTCTGCACAGTTGAAGGCCccatcatcgtcggcgccggTCCGTcaggcctcgccgtcgccgccactcTCCGGAAGCACTCGGTGCCCTTCACCATCCTCGAGCGCTCCGACGACATTGCCGACCTCTGGACCAACCGCACCTATGGCCGCCTCCGTCTGCACCTCCCAAAGGTCTTCTGCGAGCTTCCCCATGTTCGCTTCCCTCCCGACTTCCCCGCCTACCCGAGCAAGCATGACTTCCTCCGCTACCTCCACTCTTACGCCGACCACTTCTCCATCTCGCCGCTGTTCGGCCGCACCGTGACACGGGCTCGGTTCGACGCGGTCACGTCGCTGTGGCATGTCACCGCGGTGGTGGAGGGTGGCGAGGTGACGGAGTATGTGTCGAGGTGGCTGGTGGTGGCCAGCGGGGAGAACGCCGAGGTCGTGGTGCCGAGGGTGAAGGGGAAGGAGAGGTTTGCCGGGGAGGTGCTACACTCCAGCGAGTACAAGAGCGGCGAGAGGTTCAAGGGCAAGAGGGTGCTGGTTGTGGGTTGTGGCAACTCCGGGATGGAGATGTGCTTGGACCTTTGCGAGCACGGTGCAATCCCTTTCATGTCTGTTAGGAGTGGG GTGCATGTTTTGCCAAGAGAGATGCTTGGAAGCTCAACATTTGGCATAGCCATGAATCTTCTTAGATGGCTGCCGGTAAACCTGGTGGATCGGTTCCTCCTGCTCGTTGCAAAGATGATCCTTGGAGACACCGAAAAGTACGGTCTGAAGAGGCCCAAGCTGGGGCCTTTGGAGATCAAGGGCGTCACCGGGAAGAGCCCTGTTCTGGACGTGGGAGCATGGTCCTTGATCAAATCTGGAGACATCAAG GTGGTGGCAGAGGTGGAGTCACTGGGGTGCAACGGGGCAAGGTTCGTGGACGGAAACGACATGGCCTTGGATGCCGTCATCTTCGCCACCGGCTACAGAAGCAACGTCCCGTCCTGGCTCCAG GACGGCGAGTTCTTCAGGGAGGACGGCAAGCCGAGATCGCGCAGCCCCAGCAACTGGAGAGGCCCCAACGGGCTGTACTGCGTCGGGTTCACCGGCCAGGGCTTGCTCGGCGCCGGCAAGGACGCGCTAAGGGCCGCCTCCGACATCGCCGGGAGGTGGCaggagatggtggcagcagccgcGCCTGGAGCGGCCACGATCTCCCCAGTGTGA